Sequence from the Acidihalobacter prosperus genome:
GGCCTGCTGCGCGAGTTTGATTTCAGTATCCCAGTATGCGCCCTTTACCAGTCTTATCATGACCTTGCGGTCATTTCTTTCGGCTTGGTCGAGCAGCCATTCCAGTACCGCCGGCGCGCGTTTCTGATAGGCCTGGACAGCCACCCCGAAGCCCGTCCAGGCATGCAGCTCCGAGTCGGCCATCAGGCGCTCGATCAGGTCCAGCGAGGGTTCGAGGCGGCTCGTCTCCTCGGCATCGATACAAAGCGCGATGCCGCGCGCGGCGGCATCGAGGCACAGTTGCCGCAGGCGCGGCAGGAGCTCGGCGCACACGCGCTCTCGTTGGGCGTATTCGTAGCGCGGATGCAATGCGGAAAGCTTGACCGACAGGGATGCGCGCCGCAGCGGATCAGACTCGGATGCCGCATGGCGGCCGATTGCGTCGATCGCATGGCGATAGGCGGCCAGATAGCGCAAGGCGTCGGCTTCGGTCATCGCCGCCTCGCCCAGCATGTCATAGGCATGGCGCCCTCCGCGAGCTTCGGTGGATGCGGCCCTGTGCAGGGCCCGTTCGATGTCATCCGCAAACACGAAGCTGCGTCCCAGACGGCGCATGGCACGTATCGCCACAGCGCGCGCGAGCGGTTCGCCTGCGCGCGCTGCGAAACGGCGCAGGCGGCCAGTGCCGCGCCCATCCCCGGAAACGAGCAGGCGACTCGCCCAGGCGAGCGCGTGGTCGCGTGCGCCGGCCTGCAGCGTCTCGGCGGTGGCACTGCGTCGACGCCAGTCGACCGCGCCGAGCCGATCGCGGATCAGCGCGCCGGCGGTCGAACCGTCCGGGATACGCAGCAGGGCTTCTGCCAATCCCATCAACGCCTGACCCTCTGCGCTGTCGAGACCGTATTCGGCCATCAGGAGGCCCGCATCATCCTCCTGCATGGGGTGTTGCAGCATGTCATCGATCAACGCCTCGGCATGCAGGCGAATACGCTCTCGGGCGGGTTCGTCGAAGCTCGCATCGCTTAGCAGCGCGCGCAGGCAATCGTTCTCGTCGCGGAGATGCGCGCGCCGGATCGCAGCGCGCAGGTCCGGGCTTTCGGCAGGCGTTGCATCGAACAGCATGATCGAGCGCTCCGGGATGCTTGCGACAACGGTGGGCGAAGGCTCACCTCCCGTTTCCGCCCATTATGGTTCAGTCCGGCGCGCGGCGCCCGCCCGTTCGCCTTCAGGCAACCCGGTTGCGCGGTGTGCCGGCGAGGAAGGCACGGATGTTCAAGGCCATCTCGTCGACCAGGCGCTGGCGGGCAGTGCGGCTGGCCCAGGCCACATGTGGCGTGATGATCAGGTTGGGGATGTCGTCGGCGAGCAGCGGATGGTCGGCGGGCGGCGGCTCCCGGTCGAGCACGTCGAGACCGGCGGCGCCGAGACGGCCCTCGCGCAGGGCGGCCGCGAGGGCTTGACTGTCGATCAGACCGCCGCGGGCTGTGTTGATCAGCATCGCGGTCGGCCCCAGGCGATCGAGCTCGGCGGCGCCGATCAGGCCGGCTGTTTCGGGCGTCAACGGGCAGTGCAGGCTCAGCACGTCGGCTTCATCGAGGACCGTTTCGAAGGCGACGCGGCCGGGACGCGGCGTCGCGCCTGAGCGTTCGGAGAGCAGAACGCGCATGCCCATGCAATCGGCCATACGCGCGACCGCACCGCCGAGCACGCCATGGCCGACGATGCCCAGCGTACGCCCGTTGAGTTCTCCGACCGGGAAGTAGTCGTAAAGCGAAAAACTGCGTGCCGAGGTCCAGGCGCCCCGTTCGACCGCGCGCGCATATTCGGGCAGGTGCCTGATCAGCGCAAGCATGAGGGCGATGGTGTGTTCGGCGACGGAGGCCGTGCCGTAGTCGCGTACGTTGCACACCACGATACCCTGGCTTGATGCCGCATCCAGATCGACGTTGTTGGTGCCCGTGGCGGCCACGCAGATCAATTTGAGATGCGCGGCCTGTCGCAACGCCGCGCCGTCGACCATGACCTTGTTGGTGATCAGGACTTCGGCATCGCCGATATGCGCCGTCACCTCGTCGGCTGCGGTCTGCGCGTGAAAGATCCAATCGGTGACGGTCTCGTTCAGGGGCGTGCGGTCGAGGTCACCGTTGTCGAGAGTGTCCATGTCGAGAAATACGCCGCGCATCCGAGCCTCCTTCGGCAAAAGAGGGGCAGATTAGCAGTCTGTCCGTATGCACGAAAGTTTGCCTGCCGCACTACTGCAGCGTGCCGTACAAACCGTGCAGCAGGTGTCCGGTGAAATAGGCCAGCGCGGCCGCGGCACCGCCGGTCACAAGGGTGCCAATGCCGGAGTGAAGGCGCGAACGATTGAGCAGATGCCCACGCACGGCGCCGATCGTAAAAAAACTCAGACTGGTAAGCATCACGCTTAAGACGAACGCCCGCTGCGGATACTCGCTTGCGAAAATGAAAGGAAACAAGGGAATGAGACCGATAGCCAGGAACGACGCGAGCGTCGTCAACGCGGCCTTGAGTGGCTCTGGCGCTTGCGGAGGGAAGCCGAGCTCCTCGGTCAACATGGTATTCAGCCACAACTCGCGATCGGAGGTGATGACGCGCACGACGGCCTCCAGCGTCTCGCCCTCGAAACCCTTGGCGGCATAGATCTGGCGAATTTCCTCGCGCTCGCCCGCCGGTATCTCCCTGATATGTCGACTTTCGTTGCGGCGCGCCTGCTCGATCTGCTCCTGCTGACTGCGCGCGGCCTGGTAGTTGCTGACCGCCATGCTGAAACCGTCCGCCAGGAGATTGGCCAGACCGAGCACGATGGCGACCTGGGCCGGGAACTGCGCGCCGACGGCGCCGGCAACCACCGCGAAGGTGGTGACGCATCCGTCGATCGCACCGAGCACGGCGTCGCCGAGATGTCCCTGCCCACGCCGCTGGATGGCCAGCCGGCGGCGGATGGCGTCAGGTTCGTGTTCTTCCTCGATACCGGGTTTCATGGCGGCGCCGGCGTTGGATCGTCCCGGCGCCGCACGGTCTTCAGGCGGCCAGCTGGCGCAGCACGTACGGCAGAATACCGCCGTGACGGTAATACTCGACTTCCTGCGGGGTATCGATGCGGACCTTGGCGCGGAAGGATTTGCGCGTGCCGTCGGCGGCAGTGGCGGTCACCGTGACTTCCTTGGCGGAACCGTCGCCGAGTCCCGTGATGTCGTAGACCTCTTCACCGCTCAGCCCCAGGATCTCGGCATTCTCACCGGCGAGGAACTGCAGCGGCAGAATGCCCATGCCGACCAGATTGGAGCGATGGATGCGCTCGAAGCTTTCCACCAGCACCGCGCGCACGCCGAGCAATCGTGGACCCTTGGCGGCCCAGTCGCGGCTCGAGCCGGAGCCGTACTCGGCGCCTGCGATGATGAGGCTCGGTACGCCTTCGGCCTTGTAGCGCATGGCCGCGTCGTAAATGGTGCATTCCTCGCCGGAGGGCAGGTGCCGGGTGAAGCCGCCCTCGGTGCCCGGCGCAAGGCGGTTGCGCAAACGGATGTTGGCGAAGGTGCCGCGCATCATCACTTCATGGTTGCCGCGGCGCGAGCCGTAGGAATTGAAATCGCCGGGTGCCACACCGCGTTCAACGAGATAGTGGCCGGCGGGGCTATCGGCCTTGATCGAGCCGGCCGGCGAGATATGATCGGTGGTGACCGAATCGCCGAGATGCGCGAGCACCCGTGCGCCGGTGATGTCGCTCACCGGCGCCAGCGGCTGGTCGATATCGTCGAAATAGGGCGGATTCTGCACGTAAGTGGAATCGGTCTGCCAGGCGAACAACGGACTGTCGGGAGCCTCCAGGCGCTGCCAACGCGCCTCGCCGGCATACACGTCGTCGTAGCTCGCGGCGAACTGCTCGGCGGTGACGCTGGACAGAATCTTTTCCTGGATTTCATGCTGGCTCGGCCAAATGTCGCGCAGATAGACCGGATGGCCGGTCTTATCCTCGCCCAGCGGTTCGTGATAGAGATCGATATCCATGCGCCCGGCCAGTGCATAGGCGACCACCAACGGTGGCGAGGCCAGGAAGTTCATGCGCACCTCGGAGTGCACGCGGCCCTCGAAGTTGCGGTTGCCGGATAGCACGGAGCAGACGGTCAGGTCATCGCGACGGATCGCTTCGCTGACGGGTTCCGGCAGCGGGCCTGAGTTGCCGATGCAGGTGGTGCAGCCGTAGCCCACCAGGTCGAAACCCAGTGCGGCGAGGTCTTCGCTGAGACCGGCCTTGTCGAGATAGGCCGTCACCACGCGGGATCCGGGCGCGAGCGAGGTCTTGACCCAGGGCTGGACGCAAAGTCCGCGCGCACGCGCTTTCTGCGCCAGCAGACCGGCCGCGATCATCACCGAGGGATTGGAGGTGTTGGTGCAGGAGGTGATCGCGGCGATCACAACCATGCCGTCCTTGAGGTGCATGCGCAACGCGCTGCGCCGTGCGGGATCGTCGGCCTGGTGCTCGACGCCGACTGCGGCATGCCCCCCCTCGGCTTCGAAGCCCTCGGCATCGCGCCGGCTGGCGAAGGCGGCCATGCGCGCACGCATGACATCGTCGAGCGCCGAGCCGATGGTCTGCTTGGCCTCGCGCAGGGTGATGCGGTCCTGTGGGCGCTTGGGTCCTGCCAGCGAAGGTTCGACCGTGGCCAGATCCAGCGTCAGGATATCGCTATAGTCGGGCGTCGGCATGCCCGGCTCGTAGAACATGCCCTGGGCGCGCGCGTAGGCTTCGGTCAATGCCACCTGGTCGGCGGGGCGCCCGCTCAGTTCGAGATACCGCAGGGTTTCGACATCGATCGGAAAGATGCCGCAGGTGGCGCCGTACTCGGGGGCCATGTTGCTGATCGTGGCGCGATCGGCGAGTGGCAGCTGCGCCAGCCCGTCGCCGAAAAATTCGACGAATTTGCCGACCACGCCCTTGCGGCGCAGCATTTCAACCACGGTCAGAACAAGGTCGGTGGCGGTCGCACCCTCCGGCAGGGCGCCGGTCAGGCGGAAACCGATCACCTGCGGCAACAGCATCGAGATCGGCTGGCCCAGCATGGCGGCCTCGGCCTCGATGCCGCCCACGCCCCAGCCGAGCACGCCGAGGCCGTTGATCATGGTAGTGTGGGAGTCGGTCCCGACCACGGTGTCCGGATAGGCCTCGAGGTTGCCGTCTTCGAGTCGGCGCGTGAACACCACACGAGCCAGATATTCGAGATTGACCTGATGCACGATGCCGGTATCGGGCGGCACCACCTTGAAGTTCGAGAAGGCTTTCTGCCCCCACTTGAGAAAGGCGTAGCGCTCGCGGTTGCGGCTGTATTCGAGCTCGGCGTTGAGATTGAAGGCATCATCGGAGCCGAAGCGGTCGACCTGCACCGAGTGGTCGATGACCAGTTCCGCCGGCTGCAGGGGGTTGATCCTGTCGGGGTCGCCACCCAGCCGTCGCATCGCGTCGCGCATGGCGGCGAGGTCGACTACCGCGGGCACGCCGGTGAAGTCCTGCATCAGCACGCGCGCGGGGCGGAAGGCGATTTCCTGGCTCGGTTCTGCGCGCGGATCCCATGCCAGCACGGCTTCGATGTCGGCCAGGGTGACGCTCACGCCGTCCTCGAACCGCAATAGATTCTCGAGCAGAATCTTGAGCGAGTAGGGCAGTCGGTTGGCGCCGTCCAGCGCAGACAGTTTGTGGATGGCGTAGGACTGGCCCTGAACGCGCAGTTCGGTCCGAGTATCGAGGCTGTTGTGCATGAGTCGTCCTTGTGTCCGGGTGGGTGTTGGGGGCGCTGGGCCTGTTGCGCATGCCGAACCGGGACAGATCCGAGGGGGCTGCCCGGAGACGAAGCCCATTGTAAACCACTTGCCGTGCCTTACGCCCCGTGCAACGTGCGCGGCGAACGATCAGGCGAGCAGGCGCTCGGCCTCGCGCAGCAGGGGCTTGCGCGCGAACAGCAAGCGCAGGCGGGTGCCGCCGGCCTGACGCCACAATACGGCGGCGCGGATGCCGGCGAGCAGCAACACGCGGATACGGCTGGCCACGTTTTCGTTGGACAGATGGCTTTGCTCACCGCGCACGATGATTCTTGGCCCGAGTTCACTGATGGTCTCGCGATAGAGCGCAGCCAGACTGGCGATCACGTTCTCATGGGTGGAATTGAAATACTCCGCCTGTCGCAGGGCACCGTCGATGCCCCGCGACAGGCGTTCGAGCATCTCGGGGCGTTTCGACAGCCGCCGCTCCAGATGCAGCAGCGCCACCGCGTAACGCATGACTTCGAGCGCGTGCATGCGCGCCTGCGGGTCGAGCTGTGCCTTGAGAATCTGCAGGCCGGGGCGCAGATGGACGATGCCTTCGTAAACGGCCTCCAGGCTCTCGGCATCGCGTGTCAGCAAGCTGTGGATCATCGGTTTGAGCGCGTCCGCCTCCAGGGTGCCCGTGCGCGCAAGCCTGTCCGCATCGGCGGCGCATTGGAAGACGGCTGCCAGTGCCAGCGTTCGATTGCGCAGATTTTTTTCCATTTCATTCCCCCTCAGATGCCCTGTGCCGCCCGGTCCGCGTGTATGCCGGTTGCGTCGCGGATATCCGACGGACGATCGATCGATTCGATAACTCCGCCGCCAAGACAGATATCGCCCTGGTAGAACACCGCGTATTGCCCGGGCGTGGCCGCACGCTGCGGACGTTCGAACGCAACCCGTGCGCCGCCGGCTTCCAGCGTGACGGTGCAGGCCTGATCGGCCTGCCGGTATCGGGTCTTGGCGGTACAGGTGAAGCGTTCCGCGGGGGCGTGCCCGGCAATCCAATGCAGGGGCCGCACCTGCAGCGCGGCCGACTGCAACAGCGGGTGGTCGTGACCCTGGACAACCATCAGTTCGTTGCGATCCAATCTTTTTTCGGCGACATACCAGGGCGCCTCGCCGCCGTCCGCCGTGCCCCCGATCCCGAGACCCTGGCGTTGGCCCAGGGTGTAGTACATCAAACCCTGGTGAGCACCCAGCTGGCGGCCATGCGGATCGACGATGGCGCCTGGCATAGCCGGCAGGTAGCGGGCGAGGAAGTCGCGAAAGCGGCGTTCGCCGATGAAGCAGATTCCGGTACTGTCCTTGCGCTGATGATTCGGCAGGCCCGCCTCGCGTGCCAGCGCGCGAACATCGGATTTGAGCAGGGCGCCAAGCGGGAAACGGCTGGCGGCAAGCTGCTCTCGCGTCAATGCGTGCAGGAAGTAGCTCTGATCCTTGTTCGGGTCCAGCCCCCGCAGCAGATTCGACTGCGCGTCGATGCGTGCGTAATGGCCCGTGGCGATGGCATCCGCGCCAAGCTTGCGGGCATGGCCGAGAAAGGCCTTGAATTTGATTTCGCGATTGCAGAGCACGTCCGGATTGGGCGTGCGCCCGGCCTTGTATTCGGCCAGGAAATAGGCGAACACACGATCCCAGTATTCGCGTGCGAAATTGACCTTGTGCAGTGGTATTTCGAGCGTTCCGGCAACGCGACGCGCCTCCGCGAGATCTTCCTCGGCGGCGCAATAACCTTCCTCGTCGTCGTCTTCCCAGTTCTTCATGAACAGGCCCTCGACGCGATGGCCCTGTTCGAGCAGGCGCAGGGCGGCCACGGCGGAGTCGACGCCGCCGGAGAGTCCGACGATGATGCGCTGGCGCCGCATGCCGGTCACGCGAGCTCGCGCAGCAGATCCAGCGGGTAGCGGCGCCCCAGCAGATAGTCGTCGATGGCTTGCAGGACGAGGGGGCTGCGCAGCCGCGGCCCTAGCGCGCGGATCGCCTCGGGCGTGAGCCACTCGGCGGCCTCGATGCCGGTGTCGAGAGCGCACCCGGCATTCTCCTCGCCGACGGACCCGGCGAAGGTCGCCCTCAGAAAGGTGGTGCCGGCCGGGCTGACCCAGCGGTAGAGCGCGATCAGCGCTTCGGGCTGGAAAGCCCAGGCGGTTTCCTCCAGGGTTTCGCGCACCACGGCTTCAAGCAGGGACTCTCCGGCCTCAAGATGACCGGCCGGCTGGTTGTAGCGCGTTTGGCCATCGATGCGTTCGCGGACCATCAAAAACCGGCCCGCGCGCTCGGCGACCGCCGCAACGGTGACGTGGGGGTGGAACCGCATCGAACGACTTTATCACAGCTCTGTGGTCGCGGAGTGAATGTATAATGCGACCCATCCCATCTTTCTCGCGGAGACCCCCGACCCATGCCTTACGTGCACATCCAGATACCCAGCGACGGCGAAAAGATCGACGCTCGCTCCGATGACGGCCTCCGTGTTCCGGCGCGCCCGATCATCCCCTTCATTGAGGGCGATGGCATCGGCGCAGACGTGACGCCGGTGATGCGCGAGGTTGTCGATGCGGCGGTGAGCAAGGTCTATGGCGATGAGCGCCGGGTCGTCTGGATGGAGGTCTATGCCGGTGAAAAGGCGACCCGGGTCTACGGCGCCGACGTCTGGCTGCCCGACGAAACCCTGGAGGCTCTGAAGGAATATCCCGTCTCGATCAAGGGACCGCTGACGACGCCGGTCGGCGGCGGCATCCGCTCGCTCAATGTCGCCCTCAGGCAGCAGCTCGACCTGTACGTCTGCCTACGTCCCGTACGTTATTACGACGGAACCCCGAGCCCTCTCAAACAGCCGGAAAAGACCGACATGGTGATCTTCCGCGAGAACTCGGAAGACATTTACGCGGGCATCGAATGGGCCGCCGGCACGCCCGAGGCGCAGGCGGTGATCACGTTTTTGCGCGAGCAGATGGGGGTGAGCAAGATCCGCTTTCCGGAAACCTCCGGCATCGGCATCAAACCCGTTTCCCGCGAGGGCACGGAACGCCTGGTGCGCAAGGCGATCCAATATGCCATCGACAACGAGCGGCCGTCCGTGACCCTGGTGCACAAAGGCAACATCATGAAATTCACCGAGGGTGCCTTCAAGAACTGGGGATATGCCCTGGCCGGTCGCGAATTCGGTGCCGAACCGTTCGACGGCGGCCCGTGGATGCGCATGAAAAACCCAAGGACGGGATCGGACATCGTGCTCAAGGACGTCATCGCCGACGCTTTCCTGCAGGAAATA
This genomic interval carries:
- a CDS encoding D-2-hydroxyacid dehydrogenase, which encodes MRGVFLDMDTLDNGDLDRTPLNETVTDWIFHAQTAADEVTAHIGDAEVLITNKVMVDGAALRQAAHLKLICVAATGTNNVDLDAASSQGIVVCNVRDYGTASVAEHTIALMLALIRHLPEYARAVERGAWTSARSFSLYDYFPVGELNGRTLGIVGHGVLGGAVARMADCMGMRVLLSERSGATPRPGRVAFETVLDEADVLSLHCPLTPETAGLIGAAELDRLGPTAMLINTARGGLIDSQALAAALREGRLGAAGLDVLDREPPPADHPLLADDIPNLIITPHVAWASRTARQRLVDEMALNIRAFLAGTPRNRVA
- a CDS encoding VIT1/CCC1 transporter family protein, which translates into the protein MKPGIEEEHEPDAIRRRLAIQRRGQGHLGDAVLGAIDGCVTTFAVVAGAVGAQFPAQVAIVLGLANLLADGFSMAVSNYQAARSQQEQIEQARRNESRHIREIPAGEREEIRQIYAAKGFEGETLEAVVRVITSDRELWLNTMLTEELGFPPQAPEPLKAALTTLASFLAIGLIPLFPFIFASEYPQRAFVLSVMLTSLSFFTIGAVRGHLLNRSRLHSGIGTLVTGGAAAALAYFTGHLLHGLYGTLQ
- the acnA gene encoding aconitate hydratase AcnA; this translates as MHNSLDTRTELRVQGQSYAIHKLSALDGANRLPYSLKILLENLLRFEDGVSVTLADIEAVLAWDPRAEPSQEIAFRPARVLMQDFTGVPAVVDLAAMRDAMRRLGGDPDRINPLQPAELVIDHSVQVDRFGSDDAFNLNAELEYSRNRERYAFLKWGQKAFSNFKVVPPDTGIVHQVNLEYLARVVFTRRLEDGNLEAYPDTVVGTDSHTTMINGLGVLGWGVGGIEAEAAMLGQPISMLLPQVIGFRLTGALPEGATATDLVLTVVEMLRRKGVVGKFVEFFGDGLAQLPLADRATISNMAPEYGATCGIFPIDVETLRYLELSGRPADQVALTEAYARAQGMFYEPGMPTPDYSDILTLDLATVEPSLAGPKRPQDRITLREAKQTIGSALDDVMRARMAAFASRRDAEGFEAEGGHAAVGVEHQADDPARRSALRMHLKDGMVVIAAITSCTNTSNPSVMIAAGLLAQKARARGLCVQPWVKTSLAPGSRVVTAYLDKAGLSEDLAALGFDLVGYGCTTCIGNSGPLPEPVSEAIRRDDLTVCSVLSGNRNFEGRVHSEVRMNFLASPPLVVAYALAGRMDIDLYHEPLGEDKTGHPVYLRDIWPSQHEIQEKILSSVTAEQFAASYDDVYAGEARWQRLEAPDSPLFAWQTDSTYVQNPPYFDDIDQPLAPVSDITGARVLAHLGDSVTTDHISPAGSIKADSPAGHYLVERGVAPGDFNSYGSRRGNHEVMMRGTFANIRLRNRLAPGTEGGFTRHLPSGEECTIYDAAMRYKAEGVPSLIIAGAEYGSGSSRDWAAKGPRLLGVRAVLVESFERIHRSNLVGMGILPLQFLAGENAEILGLSGEEVYDITGLGDGSAKEVTVTATAADGTRKSFRAKVRIDTPQEVEYYRHGGILPYVLRQLAA
- the hflD gene encoding high frequency lysogenization protein HflD, which translates into the protein MEKNLRNRTLALAAVFQCAADADRLARTGTLEADALKPMIHSLLTRDAESLEAVYEGIVHLRPGLQILKAQLDPQARMHALEVMRYAVALLHLERRLSKRPEMLERLSRGIDGALRQAEYFNSTHENVIASLAALYRETISELGPRIIVRGEQSHLSNENVASRIRVLLLAGIRAAVLWRQAGGTRLRLLFARKPLLREAERLLA
- the mnmA gene encoding tRNA 2-thiouridine(34) synthase MnmA, whose protein sequence is MRRQRIIVGLSGGVDSAVAALRLLEQGHRVEGLFMKNWEDDDEEGYCAAEEDLAEARRVAGTLEIPLHKVNFAREYWDRVFAYFLAEYKAGRTPNPDVLCNREIKFKAFLGHARKLGADAIATGHYARIDAQSNLLRGLDPNKDQSYFLHALTREQLAASRFPLGALLKSDVRALAREAGLPNHQRKDSTGICFIGERRFRDFLARYLPAMPGAIVDPHGRQLGAHQGLMYYTLGQRQGLGIGGTADGGEAPWYVAEKRLDRNELMVVQGHDHPLLQSAALQVRPLHWIAGHAPAERFTCTAKTRYRQADQACTVTLEAGGARVAFERPQRAATPGQYAVFYQGDICLGGGVIESIDRPSDIRDATGIHADRAAQGI
- a CDS encoding NUDIX hydrolase, with the protein product MRFHPHVTVAAVAERAGRFLMVRERIDGQTRYNQPAGHLEAGESLLEAVVRETLEETAWAFQPEALIALYRWVSPAGTTFLRATFAGSVGEENAGCALDTGIEAAEWLTPEAIRALGPRLRSPLVLQAIDDYLLGRRYPLDLLRELA
- the icd gene encoding NADP-dependent isocitrate dehydrogenase, whose translation is MPYVHIQIPSDGEKIDARSDDGLRVPARPIIPFIEGDGIGADVTPVMREVVDAAVSKVYGDERRVVWMEVYAGEKATRVYGADVWLPDETLEALKEYPVSIKGPLTTPVGGGIRSLNVALRQQLDLYVCLRPVRYYDGTPSPLKQPEKTDMVIFRENSEDIYAGIEWAAGTPEAQAVITFLREQMGVSKIRFPETSGIGIKPVSREGTERLVRKAIQYAIDNERPSVTLVHKGNIMKFTEGAFKNWGYALAGREFGAEPFDGGPWMRMKNPRTGSDIVLKDVIADAFLQEILLKPEAYDVIATLNLNGDYISDALAAQVGGIGIAPGANMSDRVAIFEATHGTAPDIAGQDRANPGSLVLSAEMMLRHLGWTEAADAIVAGLSGAIRARRVTGDLARLMDGAQTVTSSEFGRCIVAHM